Proteins encoded together in one Paenibacillus sp. J23TS9 window:
- a CDS encoding cytochrome C oxidase subunit IV family protein: MSTADHQANHDVVKHSERHEGPQKHIIVFIFSIILTAIAFAAVSAGGVNAAFTVILLLVMAVLQVLVQLGYWMHLKDRGHLMPILFMIGGFFVAGTAIVTALYWVWW, from the coding sequence ATGTCTACTGCAGATCATCAAGCGAATCATGATGTCGTTAAGCATAGTGAACGTCATGAGGGCCCTCAGAAGCATATCATAGTATTCATTTTCTCCATCATTCTGACAGCCATTGCTTTTGCGGCAGTCTCTGCCGGCGGAGTGAATGCAGCCTTTACGGTTATTTTGCTCCTGGTTATGGCAGTGCTTCAGGTTCTGGTTCAATTAGGTTACTGGATGCACTTAAAGGATCGGGGACATTTGATGCCCATCCTGTTTATGATTGGTGGATTCTTCGTAGCTGGTACTGCGATCGTAACAGCTTTGTATTGGGTTTGGTGGTAA